Sequence from the Chloroflexota bacterium genome:
TGTTTTCCCCTGCGTTGCTGCGCCCCACCCTGCAATTCCACGCCCGCGACGACCTCTTCTTCGCCGGGCAGATCACCGGCGTGGAAGGCTACGTCGGCAACATCGCTACCGGCCTGCTTGCAGGCTGGAATGCCGCCCGCGTGCTCCACGGCCAGCCCCCCCTGGTGCTGCCGCAGGAAACCATGTTAGGTGCGCTCTGCCACTACATCACCCACGCCTCGGAAGCCGACTTCCAGCCCATGAAGGCCAACTACGGCATTTTGCCGCCGCTTTCCCGCCGCATCCGCAACAAACGGGAACGCTACGCTGCCTACGCCCGCCGCGCCCTGGAGGCATTGGATGGTTTCCTCGCACAGGCGCGCTGATGTTATAATGCACGCGCCTCAACAGGAGGCCCTACCATGCCCTGGATGTATTACCGCTACCCCAACCCCGGCACGCTCCGGCTGACCGGCAGTGACCGCTTTGCCTTCCTCGACAGCCTGACGACCAATCGGCTGGATGCTCTGACGCGCACCGAGGCCATCATCACCGTGCTGACCAACGCAGCCGGGCGCATTCTCGACGTCCTCATCGTGCTGGAAAGCGACCACGAGAGCCTGCTGGTACTGACCCTGCCGGGGCGAGGCGAAACCACCCTGACCTACCTGCGCAACCAGTTGGAAGCCACGTCGGCAAGCGTGCCGTTAGCCTCGCTGCGAAAAACCAGCCGCCGCTATGCCGCGGAGGTGCACGACGAATCCCGCCTCTGGGACCAGGCCATCCTGCTCCCAGGGGAAGGCACTTTACCGCCGGGGCTGCAACCGCCCCAGGAACCCGGCCATACCCAGCGCTTCCCCAACGGCTCGGCCGCCATTTCCCTCCCTGGCGTCTTGGGCGGGGGGCTGTTGCTGCTCCACCCCAAAGGCGTCACGGTCATGATGCTGGCCCACACCCGGCTGCTAAGCCCCGAAACTTACACTTACGAGCGGGTGCGGCGGGGCATTTTAGGCCCCGACACCGAACTCACCGCCGAGTTTTCGCCTTTTGAAGTGGGGCTGGCGCCGTGGATTGACGTCAGCAAATCCAACTTCCCCGGCCGCACCATGTTGGCCTATGCCGCGCGGCAACCCGAACGCGGCCGCACCATCGCGGGCATTCGGCTGGCTTCCCCGGTCATGCTTCCGGCAGCCATCCGCCACGGCGAAGAGCAAATCGGCCACCTGACTTCGCTGGCGACCACACCCCACACCGCCATCGCTCTGGCCGCCATCCGCCGCCCCTTCCACCGGCCGGGCACCCAAGTCACCGTCCACACCACCACTGGCGCGCGGGAGTACGAAGCCCCTGCCACCGTCACCGCCCTCCCCATCCCCGAGATTCCCGAAACCTCATGAACCCATCCCTGGAAGCCGCGTGCGCCCAACCGCTCTCCCCTTTGGCGCGGCAAGGCGTTGCCGAATTCAACCGCGGGGCCTATTTCGAGGCCCACGAAGCCTTCGAAGCCGCGTGGCAGGCAGAAAGCGCGCCAGTGCGCGAAATGTATCAGGCGCTGGTGCAGGCCGCGGCGGTGTGCCTGCACCTGAAACGCGGCAACCTGACCGGCGCACGCAAGGTACTCAAGCGGTGCGAGGGGCACCTGGAAACCCTCCCGCCGCGCTGCCAGGGCATTGAAATTGCAACCCTGCACGCGGCGCTGCTCCCGCTGGTGGAGGCTGCCCGCGCCAACGCCGCCGCTGGCCGCCCTCTCACCGAGGGGCTGACCTTCCCTCGCCTCGCGGCAACGCCGCCCCAGTCCTTTGCAGGTAAAGTAGCCCTGGTCACTGGTTCAGGGCGCGGCATCGGGCGCGCCATCGCGCTGCACTTTGCCCGCCGCGGTGCCGATGTGGTCGTCAACTTCTTCCGCAACCGCGCCCCCGCCGAAGAAACCGCAGACCAGATTCGCGCGCTGGGGCGCAAAGCCCTGGTGGTCAAAGCCAACGTCGGCGAAATTGCCGACCTCGACACCCTCTTCGAGGCCACGGAAAAGGCATTCGGCGGGTTAGATATTCTGGTACACAACGCGGCTTCGGGCTACAACCGCCCGGCCATGCAGCAAAAGCCCCGCGGCTGGGACTGGACCATGAACATCAACGCCCGTTCGTTCCTGTTTGCCGCCCAGCGCGCCGCGCCGCTGATGGCTGCCCGCGGCGGCGGGGCGATGGTGGCGGTTTCCAGCCCTGGCTCGGTGCGGGTGCTGCCCGAATATGTCGTCGTCGGGGCAAGCAAAGCCGCGCTGGAAGCCATTACACGCTACCTCGCGGTGGAGTTGGCGCCCCAGGGCATTGTGGTCAACGCAGTTTCGCCGGGCGTGGTGCTGACCGACGCCCTCAAGCATTTTGCCACGTTTCGCGGGAACGACATCATCGGCGAGGTGGAAGCCGCCACCCCCGCGGGGCGGCTGGTCACGCCCGAAGATGTAGCCGCGGTGGTCGGTTTCCTCTGCACCCCGGAAGCCGCCATGATTCGCGGCCAGGTGATTTGGATTGACGGCGGTTATAGCCTTCCCATGCGCACGGCACAAGAAGCCTCATGAAACGGCATTTCTTTTCCACCACCTGGAAACACTGGGCCACCGCTTTGCTGTTCGCCCTGGCCGCGGCCTTCGGCACGTGGACAGCCTACCAGACCCGCGCCGAAGACTGCCCCACGGCGCTCATTGCCGGTGTCAACGCCCTCCGGACTTCCCACGGCCTGCCCCCCTACACCCCCAATCCCATCCTGATGGCCGTCTCACAGGCACATAGCGACTACCAGGCGTCAATTCAAACCATGACCCACATCGGGCCCGACGGCTCACACCCGCGGGACCGGGTGCGGGCTGCAGGCTACGGCGCAGGGCACACCATTTTCGTTTCCGAAAATATTGCCTGGGGCTACTATCAGACCCCCGCGTCGGTCATCCAGATGTGGACGGGCGACCAACCCCACTGGAACACCATGATGGGGCCCAACTACCGCGATATCGGCGCGGGCTGCGCCACCGACAGCCGCGGGGCCACTTATTACACCATCGACGCCGCCTACTACATCGGGGAAGGCTCCCCGCCCACCGTGCCCCCAGGCGGCACACCCTACCCCACCGCCACCGTGGTGCTGCCGGTCGCACCCTACATCCGCGCCACGCCCAACGCCGACGGCTCCATTATCCACATCGTGCGCTATGGGCAGACGCTTTCCGGCATCGCCTACGTTTACAAAGTGCCCATTCAGGATCTGCTGCGCTACAACCACCTCACACTAAACAGCACGCTCTATGTGGGTCAAAAAGTCATTGTGAGGCCACCCCAAATCACCGCCACGCCGACCGAGACGCCCACAATCACGCCCACACCCACGGCCACTGGCACGGCCACGCCTTCGCCCACCGCCAGCGCCTCGCCCACGGCCACAGCCACCCTGTGGGTACCGCTTTCCCCTACCCCCGGCGGCACCCCCACCCCCGCAGGCGACAGCACGGCTCCGCATTCCCTGGTGTTGCTGCTGGGCATCGTGGGCGGCGCATTGTTGATGGGCATGGCCTACATCGGCTTACAATTCCTGGTGAAGTGGTTTGGCTAACACTCTTTCGCCAAAGCGCTTTCCAGGCCGAAAAGGGGGTATCTCATCACAGCCCCAGGTACGCGCCAAGAGCAGTCGTCAGAATGACCAGCACGGTAAACAACGCACCCTTTTTCACGAAATCCATCGGCTTGTATTCGCCCGGGCCCATGAGGAAGACGTTGACCTGATAGGTGGGCGAACTGAAAACGTTGGAAGCCCCCAACGCCGCCACTACCGCCGCGGCCCGCGGGTCAGCGCCAATGTGGGCTGCCGTTTGAATTGCCAGGGGAATCGTCACGACTGCTGCGGTGACGTTAGAAGTCAGATGCCCCACCACCGCGGCGACCACGGCAATGAGCAAATAAAGCCAAAACGCGCTGTGCCCGCCGAGGAAACCACCCAGCAGGTGCCCCACGGCTTCCGAGGTGCCGCTGTGCACCATGGCCGCGCCCAACGGCAACATACCGCTGATGAAAATGAGCACCTTCCACGAAATGGCGTGGTAGGCTTCTTCCATCGTCAGCACGCCGAGCAGAAGCAGCAGCGTGGCCCCGCCCACCGAAGCCGCGCCCAACGGCAAAAGGTGGAAACCCACCGCAGCCAGCGCCAGCACCGTGACCACCGCCGTCACCGTGGCCTTGAACACGGAAAGCGTGTTTCCGGCTTCTTCCAGGGTGGTTTTTTCCAGCACGATGAAGTTGTCGTCCTCTTCCAGCGCGGCAATGCGGTCGGCGCGTCCATGCACCAGCAGCGTATCGCCGAATTCCAGTTTGTGCCCGGCAAGGTGGTGGTGCAGGGGCTTGCCCTTGTGGTCAATGGCAAAAATGCGCAAGCCGTAGCGGTTGAAGAAATCGGTTTCGGCAACAGTTTTGCCCTGCAGCCATGCCCGCGGGGCAAGCGTCACCTCGGCCATCTGGAAGCCTTCGCGGAGCAGGTTGGGCGGGAAGGCTTCCACTTCGGGGAGAATTTCCAACCCACAGGCAACCGCAGCGGATTGCACAGCCTGATCATCGCCCCGCAAAAGCAAGCGGTCGCCCGCCTGAAGCACCGTTTCGGCGGTGGGCGGCGGCAAAAAGTCTTCGCCGCGGCGAATGCCGATGACATAAACACCATGGCGGGCGCGCAGGCCGCATTCCTGCAGGCTCAACCCCGCCAGCGGCGAATCGGCACGCACCACGGCCTCATGGAGCACCCTATCCAGCAGGTAAGCGCGGATGAGGGCATCGCTCTTCTGCAAAATGTCCTCATATTCCGGCTGGCGCTGGGGCAACAGGACGTTTTTGAGCGCCACCATCAACACAATGGCCAACACCACGCCGGGGAGAATCAGCGGGGCCTGTTCAAAAATCTTGAACTGCGGCAGGGCAGCCGAGCCCAGAAATTCGTTCATGATGATGGTGGGCGTTGCGCCGATGAGCGTCACCATGCCACCGATGATGGTACCCATGCCCAAGGGAAAAACCAGCCGCGAGGGCGAAATTTTGGTCTTGCGGCTGGCGCTCATCACCGCGGGCAGTAGCACCGCAGCGGTGCCGATGTTGACCATAATGGCCGAAAGGGCCGCCGCTGTGCCCATCACAATGGCAATCAGCGCCGATTCGTTCCCTTTGGCAAGGCCAACCAGTTTGTCGCCAAGCCAGCCCGCCGCCCCGCTGCGCTGCAACGCGCCGCCGATGATGAACAGGCCAAACATTGCCATCACAGCGTTGCTGCTGAAGCCTGCAAAGGCTTCTTTCCAGGAAACCAGCCCGGTCGCGCCCAGAGCAAAGAGCACGCCCAGGCCAATGATTTCCGGGCGCAACGCTTCGGTGAGCAACAGCGCCATGGTCACCAGAATGATGAGGGAGAAAATGAGGATCTGCATGGCAAGCCTCGCGGAAAAGGGTGTCTATTTGGCTTCAGTGAGAAACCACAGAAAGCACAGAAGCGCCACAGAAAACACAGAAATTGGGTAATTCGTGAAGCGTCACCTCGTCAATCCGTGAGAAACCCACCGTGCCAAATTGACGATTCCTCTTTGTGTTCTTTGTTTGTATCTATTCAGCCTCAGTCAAGAAAAACCGCAGATTTTGCAGATTCCGCAGAAAAAACATCCACAGATTTCACAGATGAGCACAGATTGGGGCTAATTGGGCAAAAAATGCTGAAAAGCCCAATGCTCACTTCCGTTTCTTGGCGCCCTTGGCGTCATCTTGGTGCCCTTGGCGTCCTAAAATCCGTGCTCATCTGTAATTATCCGCGTTCATCCGCGGCCTGTTTTCCAATGGCTGAACAGTTACTTTCAAAACTGGCATATTTCTACCTTGCCCTCAAGCGGCACACCGTTGGCGAGGGTGTTGGTGACGGTGCCCCACTCGGCGGCTTTTTCGTGCAGGTAGCGAAGTTTCTCGGGCGGCGCGTCGCTTTCAAGGTAAAGAGTATAGCGTATTTCTACCAGGCCGGGCGGCACATTGCGGCGGGTTCCTTCCACCTTCACGCGGGCGTCTTTTAATTCAATGCGCATTTTCTTGGCAAGGGTCTGCACATTGGTGAGCAGGCACGTGCCCAGGGCGCTGAGCAGGGTTTCGGCAGCGTTGGGGCCGGCTTCCCCGCCGCCGCGCTGAATGCTCACGGTGAAGGTGTGCTCGCGAACATGCGCCGTGGCGCTCACGGCATCGTTGCGCGCCACGGTCACGGCGTAGTGTTGGGTTTGGTTCTTGAAATTGGTTTTGACGCTCATGGCACCTCAAATCGTTACTGCCCGCGATGAGGTCCAAACAGGGCGCGGGCTTTTTCTTCATCCACGCGGCAGCGGTCGGGGTCTAAAATTTCAAAGGGGTTGTGGCTCACGCCGTCCACCAGAATGCCGGGCGAGGCGCGCATGTTGTAGCGCTGCGCGATGGCAACGCCCTCGTCGGTTTCCAGCGGAATGCGGGTGTAGGGGATGCCGCGCTCGTCCAGGTATTGCATGATTTTGCGGCTGCGACGGCAGCGCCGCGCCGGAAGGATGACGATGCGGTGGGGGAATTGCTCTGTGCTCATGGGGCTTGAACCTCATCAAAGGGAAACCGCAGATTACGCAGATTTCGCAGAAAAATCTGCGCTAATCTGTGGAATCTGTGGTTTTTCACCCACAGATTCCACAGATTCACGCCGTGATTTTACTCCACGCTGTGGTCGGAGACGATCAGCACGGGGCAGGGGGCGTGTTTGCTGACATTCTCCGCCACGTAGCCCAAAACCACATCGTAAATCGTCAGGCGGCTGTGGGAGCCCATGACGATCATTTTGGCGTGGCGTTCTTCGGCGGTCTGCACGATGGGCGGGTAAATTTGCCCGCGGCGACCTTTGCGAATGAGCCCTTCCACCTCCAGCCCTTGCCCGCGCAGTTCTTCTACCAAGTTGGCAAGGGCTGGCTGGGCGGCGCGCATCCCAAGACCGCGGCCGACCACGCTCAGCACGATGAGTTTGGTCTTCTGTTCTTTTGCCAGCGAAGCCGCTACGTGGATGGCTTTTTCCGAGGCGGGCGAGAAGTCGGTCACCAGCAGGATGGGCCCTTCCTTGCCGTTGGCGGCTTGCTCGGGCGTGTGGGAAACTGCAATCACGGGGCAGGGGGCGTGCTTGATGACGTGTTCGGTCACGCTGCCCAGCACCACGTCCCAGATGGAGCGGTTGCTGTGCGAGCCCATGACGATGACATCGGCTTCCACCTCTTGCGCCGCGGCAACGATTTCCTCCGCGGGGTCTCCTTCGCGCACCATTTCGGTCACGGCTACACCCAAATTGCGCAGGTCGGCGATGTCTTGGTGCAGGTGGGCGCGCTTTTCGGCTTCCAGCTCTCTGGTTTCCTTCTTCTGCAAAGCCTCCCATGCTTCCTCGGAAACGCCCGCTGGTTCTTCCGTTGCCCAAAGCGGCTCTTCAATCGGCTCCAGCACGGTCAGCACCCAAAGGTGCTTGCCGCTGTTGCCCTTGGCGAGGTCGGCGGCGACCTTCTTTGCCATTTCGGCGTGGGGCGAAAAGTCGGTAGCGAACAAGATGCGCCTGAACATTTCAAGCCTCCTTCGCGGCCAAAGCGCGGGCGGCTTCCTCTTTGGTCACGGCGCCAAAATAGCGCCGCACCCACGGTTCCAGTTTCAGGTAGCCGATGAGGAAGACAATCTGGAAGATGGGCAATGTGGCCGCCGGGATGGCGACCAGCGGCGAGAAAGCCGCCGTAGCCAGCGCGATGGCCGTGCCGTTGTTTTTGCCGGTGCTGGCAAACACAATGCCCATGTGATCTTCATAACTCAGGCCGCTTTTCCGGTCAAGCCATGTGATGACGGCCAAAGTGACCGTGACGAACAGCAGGTTGGGTACAATCAGCCATACCATCAGCTGCCACTTCTTCACCAAAATGCCCGCCTTCATGAAGAAAATCATGAAGATGATGAGGAACATGCTCACCAGGGTGATGCTGGGGAACAGCGGGGCAATTTTGCGGAAGCCCTTTTCGCCCAGGGTGCGAATCAGCCCCAGGCGGGTCAGGTAGCCCAGCACCATCGGCAAAATCAGCACGGTGAGGATGGCGTGCATCAGCAGCCCCATCGGCACAGGGACGTGGAACGACCCGCCGAGGATGCCCAACCAGAACGGGATGGCGGCAATGGCAGCGACGAAACTGGTCGCCACGGCCACCGTGGAGAGTTCCAGGTTGCCGCCGGCCAGGCCGGTATAGCCGATGCTCATACTGGAACAGGGTACGACCATCACCAGCAGGAAGCCGAAGCCCACCTGCGGGTCGTGCAAAAAGGCTTTGCTCATCAGGAAGCCGAACAGCGGCGCCCAGAGGAAATTGTAGAGCAGAGTCAGCCCCAGCCCTTTGAGGTTGCGCGCTGCTTCCACCAGGGCTTCCAAACGAATGTTGACCATCATCGGGTAAATCATCAGGAAGACGATGACGGTGATGAGGGTTTTTAGCGTGGGGGCATGGGCTTTGGTGAAAGGCGCGTTGAGATAGCCCAGCACCCACCCCACGGCAATGGCCACGGTGACGTACCACAGCATGTATTTTTTCAGGTGTTCCTGAATTTTCTTCAACATAGGGGCCTCCAGGTTTAAGGGTCAGGTGATTGGGAAATTGGGGCGTTGGGGCTTTGCGAAACCTGGAGGTGAGCGTTTGATCCAGCCGCCGAGGTTACAGAGGCAGCCGTGTGACAGGGATTCGAGCACAAGGCAACGCATTGGAAATATCCTTGAAAACCACGCACGGTGTAGCATCTACGCTCATTGGCGAGGGCTGTAGTTGTTAGCGTAAGAGCATCAGGTATTGAACACCTATCACGATGAGAATGGGTGCTACGAGCAGGCTGATGATGCGGTTGAGTTTCGGTGTCCAATAACGGCGCACGAACAGCGCCGTCAGGCTGATGACGATGAACTCATACGCGCCCAAACTCAATTCCATCGGCGTAAAGAATTTGCCCATCGCGATCTGGGCAAGGATGGCCGCCCACGCGGCAGTTACCACCCCCAAGGAACCCAACGCGTAAGCCCGTTTGGGGTGATGCCCCAACGCCCAGTTGTAAATTGGCACTGTGAAGGGTTTGCCGCCAGCGGAAAGCAGGCCGGTAAGGAAACCGCCACCAAACGATACTGGCGCAAGCCACGCAGGATGAGCAGGGTCTTCGCGCTCGGGCACGGGCTTCACGAACAGCAACCGCACGCCGACCAGGATTGCGTAAATACCCAGCAACACCAGCAGGGCGATGTCGGAAAGCGCGAATTCCAACAACCGCCCCAGCAGCGCGCCGATGCCGCTGGAAATGATGATGAGCGCCCAATCCTCACGCACCGAGGTCAGCACATCGGTTTGCTCCAGCGAAAGCAGCAGCGCGGCGACGCTGAGTACAACCAGGTTCACAGTGATGGCTTCGTGGATGGGCAAGCCCATCAGATTAACCAGCAAAATGACGAGGAAGAAGCGGTCCACCCACGAGCGGATGGACGCCGTCACGGTGCCCACGATGAGGCCGGTGATAAGACCTTTGACCAGCAGCATAATGAGCGCTTGCATCGTCATGGCACGCTATCCTCCTTATTGAGAAAGGTATTTTTCAGTCTGAGAAAAATGAAACACAGGAAGCACAGAAGCCCACCAAAAACACAGAAAAGGAATTGGTGAAGCCTCACTTCAACATCTGTTGGTGTTGGTGGTCGCAATTAAGGAGCGTCTACTCGTGGTGATGCCCCTTGTCTTTGCCGTGATCTTTGCAGGGAGTGTAGCCGCGCAGGCGTCCGGCGAGGTAGGCTTCCACCGCCGAGTGCACGGTGCCCTGCGCGCCGGTGACAACCTCAATGCCGTAGCGGGTGAAAAAGTCCACCGCGCGCGGCCCCATCCCGCCGGTGAGCAAGACGTCCACGCCCAGTTGTTTGATGAGTGCAGGCAGTTCGCCCGGGCTGTGCCCGCCTGCCCCCGGGTTGGGGATAGCCTGAACAGACGCAATTGCGCCGTTTTCCACAGTAACGATGGTGTAGTACGGGCAACGCCCGAAGTGATGGCTGATCATGCTCTCCAGCCCTTGCGGGGTTTCGGATGTCACGGCGATTTTCATGGTACCTCCTGAAAATTCATTCCAAAACCGGAATGGTATAAACGCAGAAAAAACCGCAGATTTCGCAGATTAACACCGATTTGCTTGTCGTCAGCAAAAAATCTGCGGAATCTGTGGCTCCCTACCAATCGCACTTGCGCGGGCCGCAGGGCTTGCGCGACATGCCTTCCATGCCATCCAACGCATCCAGCGCAGCAGCAGTGTCGGCAAGGGCATCCAGCAGTTCGGCCACCCGGCGGCAACGCAGGTGGTAAATTACTCGCGTCCCATCTTTGGTCGTACGTACCAGGTCGGCGGCACGGAGCACCATCAGATGCTGGGAAACATTCGCCTGCGAGCGCCCTGTAATTTCCATCAAATCGCGCACACAGCGCGGGCTTTCCCGCAGAGCAAGCAGGATGCGCAGGCGCACAGGGTTCCCCAGCAGGCGGGCGAGTTTGACTGCACGCCCGTGCACTTTCATGGGAGGAGGAGAAACAGAAAAGCGTTCAGTCATTGTGGGTTTCAAAAATCCGCCGCAACGCAGCCACGGTTGGAGCGTTGCGAGAGGCCACTACTCGTCCGTTGACTTCCAGTCGCGGCAACGTGAGCGGGTTGAAGCGAGCAAGGGACGAAACATCGTTGATTTCTTCAACCACGAGTTGCGCTACGGTGGTCAGCGCTGCTTCCAAAAGCCGCTCCCGCAAACGCTGGTAGCGGCGACATGCGGGAACACCATAAAGTCTGACATGCAAGGTTGCCATCTTATTCATTCCACTTTTGGAATGTTATCGCGGCACGGAAAAGGCGTCAAGGTTTTTACAACCACAGAGCGCATGTTAACTGCTCCTCAGGAAGGCCAGTTCCCCCCTCACTTATCCAAAGGCACCACTTTGATCGCAATGCCCCGGTCGCGCAGGGCATCGAGCACACTCGCCGGTGGCACTGCCGTTTCCTGCGGCACCGCGCCCGGACGCACTTCGCCGTGCACCTGCGCAATCAGCATGGCCGAAGCATGCCACCCTGTCAGGCGTTCCATCGCCCGGAAGCCGGTGGCTTCGTCATAATAATCCAGCACGTCCACCACCACTTCGGCTTCCTGCCCGCCGCGCCTGCCGCGGCCAATGGCGTGGATGACAGCCAGGTCGCGCAAGCCCTCCGGCGCAGTGATTTTCGGCGCCAGCAGCGCATGGTAGAAATCCCGCGGCTTCAGGGTGCAATCGCTCACCTGCATGGGGGTTTCCGAAAACAAGCCCAGGGTTTTGTAGGCTAAAAACCACTCGTAATGCCCCGGATAGCGCAAGGTCTTGTTGATGTAGGTCTGCAAACGCCCCTGGAAAGTCCACGGCGCGGTGGAAGCGCCGCCGGTGGTGATGAAGGCTTCCAGTTCGCCCAATGGGGGAATTTCCAGCCGCTCGTATTGGGTCAACCCTTCGACCTCGGTCAGTTTGCCGTCGATGAGCAGCGTCGTCGTGCCGTCGTATTCGTTGGTCAGGCCGTTGATGTGGAAGGTAAGGGCATAGTTCCACGGCGGTTCGGGGTGCTGGGGCAGGCCGCCGTCGTAAATGCGCACCTCTCTCGGTTCGTCGAAAGCCTCTACAAGGTACGCGCCGATGGTGTTGATCAGGCCAGGCCCCATGCCGCAATCGGGCACGATGCTGATGCCCGCCTGCCGTGCCTGCTCGTCCAGCGCCAACTGGGCAAAGACGGTTTGGGTATGGCCGCCGATATCGGTCATGTGGGTGCGGCTGGCGATGGCCGCCTGCGTGACGCCCAGGTTGAAGAAATAGGGCACCGCGCTGAGCACGCCGTCGGCAGGTTCCAGCAGGCGGCGGAGGGCGGCCTGGTCGGCAGCGTCCACCACCGCGGGGACGGCCACCTCGCGCCCCACTAAGGTGTTGATGCGGGCGGCGCTGCGCTCGGCCTGTGCCCAATCGGCGTCGGCCATCACCACCTGGGCAGCCTCGCCGTGCAGGGCAAAATCGTAACCGGCCGCCGTGCCCTGGCGACCGGCCCCCAAAACGACATAACGGTACGACATTGTCTTCCTCCTACGGGGCCAGAAAACGGCTCAACAGCGGGTGCACCCGCTCAGGTTGCTCAATATGGGGCAGGTGCCCTGCTTCGGGAATCTGCTCTACGGTCACGTGCGGCACCAGCATCCGCAGCACCTCGGCCTGTTGAGGCGGCACGGTGGCGTCGTGCTCACCCCACAATGCCAGCACGGGCACCAAAGCCCGGCCTAAAGCCAGGAAGGCCTCTTCGTGAGTGCCCAACATGCCCATCCGCACGCTGCGGTGAATGGCGCGGAAAAAGCCCTCATCCATGAACGCCCGATAGATGGCGGGCAGGCTGGAAGGCATCCGCTCAGGGCGGTAGAAATCGTGCCGCAGGCCCTCGCTGAGCACCTGACGCCCCTTGAAAC
This genomic interval carries:
- the fabL gene encoding enoyl-[acyl-carrier-protein] reductase FabL, yielding MNPSLEAACAQPLSPLARQGVAEFNRGAYFEAHEAFEAAWQAESAPVREMYQALVQAAAVCLHLKRGNLTGARKVLKRCEGHLETLPPRCQGIEIATLHAALLPLVEAARANAAAGRPLTEGLTFPRLAATPPQSFAGKVALVTGSGRGIGRAIALHFARRGADVVVNFFRNRAPAEETADQIRALGRKALVVKANVGEIADLDTLFEATEKAFGGLDILVHNAASGYNRPAMQQKPRGWDWTMNINARSFLFAAQRAAPLMAARGGGAMVAVSSPGSVRVLPEYVVVGASKAALEAITRYLAVELAPQGIVVNAVSPGVVLTDALKHFATFRGNDIIGEVEAATPAGRLVTPEDVAAVVGFLCTPEAAMIRGQVIWIDGGYSLPMRTAQEAS
- a CDS encoding LysM peptidoglycan-binding domain-containing protein, with translation MKRHFFSTTWKHWATALLFALAAAFGTWTAYQTRAEDCPTALIAGVNALRTSHGLPPYTPNPILMAVSQAHSDYQASIQTMTHIGPDGSHPRDRVRAAGYGAGHTIFVSENIAWGYYQTPASVIQMWTGDQPHWNTMMGPNYRDIGAGCATDSRGATYYTIDAAYYIGEGSPPTVPPGGTPYPTATVVLPVAPYIRATPNADGSIIHIVRYGQTLSGIAYVYKVPIQDLLRYNHLTLNSTLYVGQKVIVRPPQITATPTETPTITPTPTATGTATPSPTASASPTATATLWVPLSPTPGGTPTPAGDSTAPHSLVLLLGIVGGALLMGMAYIGLQFLVKWFG
- a CDS encoding SLC13 family permease, translated to MQILIFSLIILVTMALLLTEALRPEIIGLGVLFALGATGLVSWKEAFAGFSSNAVMAMFGLFIIGGALQRSGAAGWLGDKLVGLAKGNESALIAIVMGTAAALSAIMVNIGTAAVLLPAVMSASRKTKISPSRLVFPLGMGTIIGGMVTLIGATPTIIMNEFLGSAALPQFKIFEQAPLILPGVVLAIVLMVALKNVLLPQRQPEYEDILQKSDALIRAYLLDRVLHEAVVRADSPLAGLSLQECGLRARHGVYVIGIRRGEDFLPPPTAETVLQAGDRLLLRGDDQAVQSAAVACGLEILPEVEAFPPNLLREGFQMAEVTLAPRAWLQGKTVAETDFFNRYGLRIFAIDHKGKPLHHHLAGHKLEFGDTLLVHGRADRIAALEEDDNFIVLEKTTLEEAGNTLSVFKATVTAVVTVLALAAVGFHLLPLGAASVGGATLLLLLGVLTMEEAYHAISWKVLIFISGMLPLGAAMVHSGTSEAVGHLLGGFLGGHSAFWLYLLIAVVAAVVGHLTSNVTAAVVTIPLAIQTAAHIGADPRAAAVVAALGASNVFSSPTYQVNVFLMGPGEYKPMDFVKKGALFTVLVILTTALGAYLGL
- a CDS encoding OsmC family peroxiredoxin; amino-acid sequence: MSVKTNFKNQTQHYAVTVARNDAVSATAHVREHTFTVSIQRGGGEAGPNAAETLLSALGTCLLTNVQTLAKKMRIELKDARVKVEGTRRNVPPGLVEIRYTLYLESDAPPEKLRYLHEKAAEWGTVTNTLANGVPLEGKVEICQF
- a CDS encoding universal stress protein — its product is MFRRILFATDFSPHAEMAKKVAADLAKGNSGKHLWVLTVLEPIEEPLWATEEPAGVSEEAWEALQKKETRELEAEKRAHLHQDIADLRNLGVAVTEMVREGDPAEEIVAAAQEVEADVIVMGSHSNRSIWDVVLGSVTEHVIKHAPCPVIAVSHTPEQAANGKEGPILLVTDFSPASEKAIHVAASLAKEQKTKLIVLSVVGRGLGMRAAQPALANLVEELRGQGLEVEGLIRKGRRGQIYPPIVQTAEERHAKMIVMGSHSRLTIYDVVLGYVAENVSKHAPCPVLIVSDHSVE
- a CDS encoding arsenic resistance protein, producing the protein MLWYVTVAIAVGWVLGYLNAPFTKAHAPTLKTLITVIVFLMIYPMMVNIRLEALVEAARNLKGLGLTLLYNFLWAPLFGFLMSKAFLHDPQVGFGFLLVMVVPCSSMSIGYTGLAGGNLELSTVAVATSFVAAIAAIPFWLGILGGSFHVPVPMGLLMHAILTVLILPMVLGYLTRLGLIRTLGEKGFRKIAPLFPSITLVSMFLIIFMIFFMKAGILVKKWQLMVWLIVPNLLFVTVTLAVITWLDRKSGLSYEDHMGIVFASTGKNNGTAIALATAAFSPLVAIPAATLPIFQIVFLIGYLKLEPWVRRYFGAVTKEEAARALAAKEA
- a CDS encoding sulfite exporter TauE/SafE family protein, producing MTMQALIMLLVKGLITGLIVGTVTASIRSWVDRFFLVILLVNLMGLPIHEAITVNLVVLSVAALLLSLEQTDVLTSVREDWALIIISSGIGALLGRLLEFALSDIALLVLLGIYAILVGVRLLFVKPVPEREDPAHPAWLAPVSFGGGFLTGLLSAGGKPFTVPIYNWALGHHPKRAYALGSLGVVTAAWAAILAQIAMGKFFTPMELSLGAYEFIVISLTALFVRRYWTPKLNRIISLLVAPILIVIGVQYLMLLR
- a CDS encoding dinitrogenase iron-molybdenum cofactor biosynthesis protein is translated as MKIAVTSETPQGLESMISHHFGRCPYYTIVTVENGAIASVQAIPNPGAGGHSPGELPALIKQLGVDVLLTGGMGPRAVDFFTRYGIEVVTGAQGTVHSAVEAYLAGRLRGYTPCKDHGKDKGHHHE
- a CDS encoding ArsR family transcriptional regulator: MTERFSVSPPPMKVHGRAVKLARLLGNPVRLRILLALRESPRCVRDLMEITGRSQANVSQHLMVLRAADLVRTTKDGTRVIYHLRCRRVAELLDALADTAAALDALDGMEGMSRKPCGPRKCDW